A part of Drosophila bipectinata strain 14024-0381.07 chromosome 3L, DbipHiC1v2, whole genome shotgun sequence genomic DNA contains:
- the dpr10 gene encoding zwei Ig domain protein zig-8 isoform X3, with amino-acid sequence MLTLWTALFCCLTGLAMGYQRQSVNNNHNNAESKPTHSPPSHYPHGHKWNEPYFDLTMPRNITSLVGKSAYLGCRVKHLGNKTVAWIRHRDLHILTVGTYTYTTDQRFQTSYHRDIDEWTLQIKWAQQRDAGVYECQISTQPVRSYSVNLNIVVPTATILGGPDLYVDKGSTINLTCIIKFSPEPPTHIFWYHQDKVLSEETSGGRLKFKTIKSEETKSILLIYDADLLHSGKYSCYPSNTEIASIRVHVLQGERPEAMQTNAAPAAVALASWSCHFGKDTQAVRVISTMVAALVLLEACSSMLLQGAGGGGGGGGGGGEGVGNQRASKEGHGKLEKLQKPPPSNPALDPKEACGHVNTGSRNAR; translated from the exons GGCTGGCCATGGGCTACCAAAGGCAATCCGTAAACAATAACCACAACAATGCCGAGTCGAAGCCCACGCACTCCCCGCCCTCACACTATCCCCACGGCCACAAATGGAACGAGCCCTACTTTGATCTCACGATGCCCAGGAACATTACATCGCTGGTGGGCAAGTCGGCGTATCTCGGCTGTCGAGTCAAGCATCTGGGCAATAAGACG GTTGCCTGGATACGACACCGCGACTTGCACATCCTCACAGTGGGCACCTATACCTATACGACGGACCAGCGCTTCCAGACCTCCTATCATCGGGACATCGATGAGTGGACCCTGCAGATCAAATGGGCCCAGCAGAGGGACGCCGGGGTTTACGAATGCCAGATATCCACTCAACCAGTGCGTAGTTACTCGGTCAACCTGAATATTGTGG TGCCAACAGCCACCATTCTGGGCGGACCGGATCTGTATGTGGACAAGGGCAGCACCATAAATCTCACTTGCATCATCAAGTTCAGTCCGGAGCCACCGACCCATATCTTCTGGTATCATCAGGATAAG GTACTCAGCGAAGAGACCTCCGGCGGCCGTCTGAAATTCAAGACCATCAAGTCGGAGGAGACCAAATCCATTTTGCTCATTTACGACGCCGACCTTCTGCATTCCGGCAAATACTCTTGCTACCCATCGAATACCGAAATAGCCAGCATCCGCGTCCACGTCCTACAGG GAGAGCGACCCGAAGCCATGCAAACGAACGCGGCGCCGGCTGCCGTCGCCCTGGCCAGTTGGTCCTGTCACTTTGGAAAGGATACGCAGGCGGTCAGGGTAATTAGCACAATGGTGGCGGCACTTGTATTGTTGGAGGCCTGCTCCTCGATGCTACTGCAGGGtgccggaggaggaggaggaggaggcggtggtggAGGTGAAGGTGTAGGGAACCAAAGAGCCAGCAAGGAGGGACACGGAAAGctggaaaagctgcaaaaGCCGCCACCAAGTAACCCAGCACTCGACCCAAAGGAAGCCTGCGGCCACGTCAATACTGGCAGCCGGAATGCACGGTGA
- the dpr10 gene encoding uncharacterized protein dpr10 isoform X2 — MGYQRQSVNNNHNNAESKPTHSPPSHYPHGHKWNEPYFDLTMPRNITSLVGKSAYLGCRVKHLGNKTVAWIRHRDLHILTVGTYTYTTDQRFQTSYHRDIDEWTLQIKWAQQRDAGVYECQISTQPVRSYSVNLNIVDLIDAETSNVMQQYYNDDAFYIAADRVYQSSDDEFAGMFGPIQTVAVPTATILGGPDLYVDKGSTINLTCIIKFSPEPPTHIFWYHQDKVLSEETSGGRLKFKTIKSEETKSILLIYDADLLHSGKYSCYPSNTEIASIRVHVLQGERPEAMQTNAAPAAVALASWSCHFGKDTQAVRVISTMVAALVLLEACSSMLLQGAGGGGGGGGGGGEGVGNQRASKEGHGKLEKLQKPPPSNPALDPKEACGHVNTGSRNAR, encoded by the exons ATGGGCTACCAAAGGCAATCCGTAAACAATAACCACAACAATGCCGAGTCGAAGCCCACGCACTCCCCGCCCTCACACTATCCCCACGGCCACAAATGGAACGAGCCCTACTTTGATCTCACGATGCCCAGGAACATTACATCGCTGGTGGGCAAGTCGGCGTATCTCGGCTGTCGAGTCAAGCATCTGGGCAATAAGACG GTTGCCTGGATACGACACCGCGACTTGCACATCCTCACAGTGGGCACCTATACCTATACGACGGACCAGCGCTTCCAGACCTCCTATCATCGGGACATCGATGAGTGGACCCTGCAGATCAAATGGGCCCAGCAGAGGGACGCCGGGGTTTACGAATGCCAGATATCCACTCAACCAGTGCGTAGTTACTCGGTCAACCTGAATATTGTGG ACCTGATTGACGCCGAAACCAGCAATGTGATGCAGCAGTACTATAACGACGATGCCTTCTATATAGCCGCCGATCGGGTTTACCAGTCCAGCGATGATGAGTTCGCGGGAATGTTCGGGCCCATTCAGACAGTTGCCG TGCCAACAGCCACCATTCTGGGCGGACCGGATCTGTATGTGGACAAGGGCAGCACCATAAATCTCACTTGCATCATCAAGTTCAGTCCGGAGCCACCGACCCATATCTTCTGGTATCATCAGGATAAG GTACTCAGCGAAGAGACCTCCGGCGGCCGTCTGAAATTCAAGACCATCAAGTCGGAGGAGACCAAATCCATTTTGCTCATTTACGACGCCGACCTTCTGCATTCCGGCAAATACTCTTGCTACCCATCGAATACCGAAATAGCCAGCATCCGCGTCCACGTCCTACAGG GAGAGCGACCCGAAGCCATGCAAACGAACGCGGCGCCGGCTGCCGTCGCCCTGGCCAGTTGGTCCTGTCACTTTGGAAAGGATACGCAGGCGGTCAGGGTAATTAGCACAATGGTGGCGGCACTTGTATTGTTGGAGGCCTGCTCCTCGATGCTACTGCAGGGtgccggaggaggaggaggaggaggcggtggtggAGGTGAAGGTGTAGGGAACCAAAGAGCCAGCAAGGAGGGACACGGAAAGctggaaaagctgcaaaaGCCGCCACCAAGTAACCCAGCACTCGACCCAAAGGAAGCCTGCGGCCACGTCAATACTGGCAGCCGGAATGCACGGTGA
- the dpr10 gene encoding uncharacterized protein dpr10 isoform X1, whose product MLTLWTALFCCLTGLAMGYQRQSVNNNHNNAESKPTHSPPSHYPHGHKWNEPYFDLTMPRNITSLVGKSAYLGCRVKHLGNKTVAWIRHRDLHILTVGTYTYTTDQRFQTSYHRDIDEWTLQIKWAQQRDAGVYECQISTQPVRSYSVNLNIVDLIDAETSNVMQQYYNDDAFYIAADRVYQSSDDEFAGMFGPIQTVAVPTATILGGPDLYVDKGSTINLTCIIKFSPEPPTHIFWYHQDKVLSEETSGGRLKFKTIKSEETKSILLIYDADLLHSGKYSCYPSNTEIASIRVHVLQGERPEAMQTNAAPAAVALASWSCHFGKDTQAVRVISTMVAALVLLEACSSMLLQGAGGGGGGGGGGGEGVGNQRASKEGHGKLEKLQKPPPSNPALDPKEACGHVNTGSRNAR is encoded by the exons GGCTGGCCATGGGCTACCAAAGGCAATCCGTAAACAATAACCACAACAATGCCGAGTCGAAGCCCACGCACTCCCCGCCCTCACACTATCCCCACGGCCACAAATGGAACGAGCCCTACTTTGATCTCACGATGCCCAGGAACATTACATCGCTGGTGGGCAAGTCGGCGTATCTCGGCTGTCGAGTCAAGCATCTGGGCAATAAGACG GTTGCCTGGATACGACACCGCGACTTGCACATCCTCACAGTGGGCACCTATACCTATACGACGGACCAGCGCTTCCAGACCTCCTATCATCGGGACATCGATGAGTGGACCCTGCAGATCAAATGGGCCCAGCAGAGGGACGCCGGGGTTTACGAATGCCAGATATCCACTCAACCAGTGCGTAGTTACTCGGTCAACCTGAATATTGTGG ACCTGATTGACGCCGAAACCAGCAATGTGATGCAGCAGTACTATAACGACGATGCCTTCTATATAGCCGCCGATCGGGTTTACCAGTCCAGCGATGATGAGTTCGCGGGAATGTTCGGGCCCATTCAGACAGTTGCCG TGCCAACAGCCACCATTCTGGGCGGACCGGATCTGTATGTGGACAAGGGCAGCACCATAAATCTCACTTGCATCATCAAGTTCAGTCCGGAGCCACCGACCCATATCTTCTGGTATCATCAGGATAAG GTACTCAGCGAAGAGACCTCCGGCGGCCGTCTGAAATTCAAGACCATCAAGTCGGAGGAGACCAAATCCATTTTGCTCATTTACGACGCCGACCTTCTGCATTCCGGCAAATACTCTTGCTACCCATCGAATACCGAAATAGCCAGCATCCGCGTCCACGTCCTACAGG GAGAGCGACCCGAAGCCATGCAAACGAACGCGGCGCCGGCTGCCGTCGCCCTGGCCAGTTGGTCCTGTCACTTTGGAAAGGATACGCAGGCGGTCAGGGTAATTAGCACAATGGTGGCGGCACTTGTATTGTTGGAGGCCTGCTCCTCGATGCTACTGCAGGGtgccggaggaggaggaggaggaggcggtggtggAGGTGAAGGTGTAGGGAACCAAAGAGCCAGCAAGGAGGGACACGGAAAGctggaaaagctgcaaaaGCCGCCACCAAGTAACCCAGCACTCGACCCAAAGGAAGCCTGCGGCCACGTCAATACTGGCAGCCGGAATGCACGGTGA
- the LOC108133539 gene encoding venom allergen-1, with protein sequence MKGLRISFIIFLLEFSQAIDFCKIASCQGTEHLGCNNTMMFDKRCLRFNSLVNIGKFRRYLLTMHNKYREDVASGSLEYLPPAQRMPELMWEPYLAVLAEYHLKTCLEDLPGQPCVATDDFPDPKSNYAADIYPRPQLPESNVRQMTILTEEWMDEIYDLRDISCESAGYAIRNIINDKAAYMGCAAGKDYDLRNIHFALVCYYSAGAPEGSSLYDAGKFNASSCPHGPSGAYPNLCQTLPLND encoded by the exons aTGAAGGGGCTTAGAATTAGTTTCATAATTTTTCTCTTAGAATTTAGTCAGGCCATCGACTTTTGCAAAATAGCCTCGTGCCAGGGCACTGAGCACCTTGGATGCAATAACACTATG ATGTTCGATAAAAGATGCTTGCGCTTTAACAGTCTGGTTAATATTGGAAAGTTCCGCCGATACTTACTGACCATGCACAACAAATACCGCGAGGATGTGGCCAGTGGGTCGCTCGAGTATTTGCCGCCGGCCCAAAGAATGCCAGAGCTGATGTGGGAACCCTATTTGGCTGTCCTGGCCGAGTATCACCTGAAAACCTGCCTGGAGGACCTCCCCGGACAGCCGTGTGTGGCCACTGATGACTTCCCGGATCCGAAATCAAACTATGCCGCTGACATCTACCCCAGACCCCAACTTCCTGAGTCGAATGTCCGCCAGATGACCATTCTCACCGAGGAGTGGATGGATGAGATATACGACTTGAGGGATATTAGCTGCGAATCAGCAGGCTATGCCATCAGGAACATTATCAACGACAAGGCCGCCTACATGGGCTGTGCCGCTGGCAAGGACTACGACTTGCGGAACATCCACTTTGCGCTCGTCTGCTACTACAGTGCCGGAGCCCCGGAAGGAAGTAGTCTGTACGATGCCGGGAAGTTCAATGCCAGCTCCTGTCCCCACGGACCCAGTGGGGCTTACCCAAACCTCTGCCAGACCCTGCCCCTGAATGACTAA